A window of the Syntrophales bacterium genome harbors these coding sequences:
- a CDS encoding 2Fe-2S iron-sulfur cluster-binding protein has product MVKLTINGLPVSVEKGTTILEAARFYGFPIPTLCHKEGLSPYGACRLCIVEIGEGPGAKLVSSCTYPVEEGLNVRTASRRVLSARRMIIELLLATCPQSKTIQDIASQHNVRQQRFRQEYEDCILCGLCVRMCKEQMMAGAIGFRGRGEGRTLGAPFDARSDVCRLCGACMEVCPACQARCTFNEPEKAVCGACANLSPPCIEKDRFNDLMCYMSPCAACEIK; this is encoded by the coding sequence ATGGTTAAACTTACGATTAACGGACTGCCCGTATCAGTTGAAAAAGGCACTACGATCCTCGAGGCGGCACGGTTTTACGGCTTTCCCATACCAACTCTATGCCACAAGGAGGGGCTGTCTCCCTATGGTGCATGCAGACTGTGTATCGTCGAGATAGGCGAGGGACCCGGCGCGAAGCTCGTTTCATCCTGCACCTATCCTGTTGAGGAGGGGCTGAATGTCAGAACGGCCTCGAGGCGCGTTTTGTCGGCAAGGAGAATGATCATCGAGCTTCTCCTTGCCACATGCCCACAATCCAAGACCATACAGGATATAGCCTCCCAGCACAACGTGAGGCAGCAGCGGTTCAGGCAGGAGTATGAGGACTGCATTCTCTGCGGATTGTGCGTGCGGATGTGCAAGGAGCAGATGATGGCAGGCGCCATCGGCTTCCGGGGCCGTGGAGAAGGAAGAACGCTGGGAGCTCCCTTTGACGCGCGTTCCGATGTCTGCCGATTATGCGGTGCCTGCATGGAGGTATGCCCGGCCTGCCAGGCCCGATGCACCTTCAACGAACCGGAAAAGGCCGTTTGCGGAGCGTGCGCGAACCTTTCCCCTCCCTGTATAGAAAAGGACCGGTTCAATGACCTGATGTGTTACATGTCGCCCTGCGCGGCGTGCGAAATAAAATAA
- a CDS encoding FAD-dependent oxidoreductase has protein sequence MKAFQSVSEFRAYRTAIMAGRNSEKPCIVICGGTGGQASGSNDLIRILKRQILEENLHDKLSLRITGCLGFCEMDPFIIVEPGYNLYPKLTMEDVPRIVDAAVKGEVVEELLYREPGSTIKRFSEKEIPFFQGQTRLILGQNQNLDPIRIHDYLKMGGYAALEKVLGNPDTEWIVDEILKSGLRGRGGAGFLTGRKWELARNVNFGRGPKYIICNADEGDPGAYMDRSMLEGNPHAIIEGITIAALAIGAGEGIIYVRTEYPLAIKHAAIALRDARRLGLLGENILGRGIDFDIRIFHGAGAFVCGEETALIKSVEGQMGEPRQRPPYPILKGLFGHPTCINNVETLANIPYIINNGAEEYAKIGTRNNTGTKIFSLVGKIKNTGLVEVPLGTPISKVVYAIGGGSASSAKIKAIQTGGPSGGCIPASMFDLPIDYDSLTGAGSIMGSGGMIVMDQDSCMVDVAKYFMSFLKNESCGKCFTCRKGTQRMYEILEDITLGKGIPEHLGLLEELALTVKDTSMCGLGQSAPNPVLSTLRYFRKEYERHIIDKRCDAYVCKELTGAPCQAACPVDTEPWRYVALVEKGDYEEAYRVIRSANPFSAVSARVCNRECENRCSLGKSGSDAVAIRDIKRFVTDRVEPSVFKLKMAKKNGKKVAVIGAGPAGLTAAHELSLLGYSVTVFEAQNMPGGMLTCSLPAYRLPRSIVDNEIKTLLNRNISIEYGCALGKDMTIEDLIPGRFNALFLSIGAHGSRRLDLENEDIDGVFPSIEFLKAFNVRGEEHARGHVGILGGGNSAVDAARVALRQKAVTAVSLYYRRTREEMPAYKEEVAEALEEGIELETLVTPVRIVSKEGRFTGIEYIKNRLGDMDATGRRKPVPMPGTEFKVELDTLIVAIGEKPESEFLSSMGVAIDKSGRALVNNKTLETNLKGVFAGGDLVTGPNTVIDAVAAGKKAARSIDLFLSGRQLVTSAIPKIPNVYIEPPVISELDEQTNTRVEPETLKPSERIKNFKEVTMTLPENPARAECRRCLRCDLEFTRRISTDQPDITATRGAHYG, from the coding sequence ATGAAGGCTTTTCAAAGCGTTTCTGAGTTCAGGGCCTACCGCACAGCAATTATGGCCGGAAGAAATAGTGAAAAACCCTGCATTGTAATATGCGGAGGAACCGGTGGACAAGCCAGCGGTTCCAATGATCTGATACGGATATTAAAGCGACAGATTCTTGAGGAGAACCTGCATGACAAACTCTCCCTCAGGATAACGGGCTGTCTGGGTTTCTGTGAGATGGACCCCTTCATAATCGTGGAACCGGGATACAACCTTTATCCGAAACTTACCATGGAAGATGTACCGAGAATAGTCGACGCCGCAGTTAAAGGCGAAGTTGTGGAAGAGCTCCTGTACCGGGAACCCGGCTCTACAATCAAGCGGTTTTCAGAAAAAGAGATTCCCTTTTTTCAAGGACAGACACGGCTGATTCTCGGTCAGAACCAGAACCTCGATCCCATAAGAATACATGACTACCTGAAAATGGGCGGATACGCGGCTCTGGAAAAAGTATTGGGCAATCCGGACACTGAATGGATCGTTGATGAAATCCTTAAATCCGGGTTGCGGGGCCGAGGCGGAGCGGGATTTCTGACCGGAAGAAAATGGGAACTGGCCAGGAACGTCAACTTCGGACGTGGCCCAAAATATATAATCTGCAATGCCGATGAAGGAGACCCGGGCGCATACATGGACCGGAGCATGCTCGAGGGCAATCCCCACGCTATCATAGAAGGCATCACAATAGCGGCCCTTGCAATCGGAGCCGGCGAAGGCATCATTTATGTGCGCACGGAATATCCCCTGGCTATCAAGCATGCGGCTATCGCGCTGCGGGATGCCCGACGTCTCGGCCTCCTTGGAGAAAATATTTTAGGCCGGGGTATCGATTTCGACATACGGATATTCCATGGAGCCGGCGCCTTCGTGTGTGGAGAAGAAACTGCACTGATAAAATCCGTAGAGGGGCAAATGGGAGAACCGCGCCAGCGCCCGCCCTACCCTATTTTAAAAGGCCTTTTCGGTCACCCCACATGCATAAACAACGTCGAGACCCTGGCTAATATTCCCTACATTATAAACAATGGCGCCGAAGAGTACGCGAAGATCGGCACACGAAACAACACCGGGACAAAGATCTTTTCCCTGGTCGGAAAAATCAAGAATACCGGGCTGGTTGAGGTCCCCCTGGGAACACCCATAAGCAAGGTCGTGTATGCAATCGGAGGAGGATCGGCAAGCTCGGCGAAAATCAAGGCCATACAGACCGGTGGACCATCCGGCGGCTGCATCCCCGCTTCGATGTTCGATCTTCCAATCGATTATGACAGCCTGACCGGGGCCGGCTCAATTATGGGATCGGGCGGAATGATCGTAATGGACCAGGACAGCTGCATGGTGGACGTGGCCAAATACTTTATGAGCTTCCTGAAGAACGAATCCTGTGGAAAGTGTTTTACATGCAGGAAGGGAACGCAGAGGATGTATGAAATTCTTGAAGACATAACGCTGGGAAAGGGAATTCCGGAACACCTGGGCCTACTGGAAGAGCTCGCCCTTACCGTAAAAGATACCTCCATGTGCGGGCTGGGGCAATCCGCGCCAAATCCTGTTTTGAGTACTCTTCGGTATTTCCGCAAGGAATATGAACGGCATATCATCGACAAACGATGTGATGCCTATGTATGCAAGGAACTGACAGGGGCCCCCTGCCAAGCGGCCTGTCCCGTAGACACAGAACCGTGGCGGTATGTAGCCCTTGTCGAAAAAGGCGATTACGAAGAAGCCTACCGGGTAATACGTTCTGCAAATCCCTTCTCTGCGGTCAGTGCCAGAGTGTGCAATCGTGAATGCGAAAACCGTTGCAGTCTCGGAAAGAGTGGGAGTGACGCCGTAGCTATCCGGGACATCAAGCGCTTTGTAACCGACAGAGTTGAACCTTCTGTGTTCAAACTAAAAATGGCGAAGAAAAATGGCAAAAAAGTAGCCGTTATCGGCGCGGGACCGGCGGGTCTGACCGCAGCTCATGAGCTTTCTCTGCTCGGATACAGCGTAACCGTCTTTGAAGCGCAAAACATGCCGGGAGGGATGTTGACATGTTCCCTGCCCGCTTACAGACTTCCCCGGAGTATTGTCGACAATGAAATTAAAACACTCCTGAACAGGAATATCAGTATTGAGTATGGCTGCGCCCTGGGGAAAGACATGACCATCGAAGACCTGATTCCCGGGCGTTTTAACGCACTGTTTCTGTCAATCGGAGCCCATGGAAGCCGGCGCCTTGACCTTGAGAATGAAGATATAGATGGCGTCTTCCCTTCGATTGAATTTCTTAAGGCCTTCAATGTGAGAGGAGAAGAACACGCGCGGGGACATGTAGGCATACTAGGGGGAGGAAATTCAGCCGTGGACGCCGCGCGAGTGGCCTTGCGGCAGAAGGCTGTCACAGCTGTTTCCCTCTATTACAGACGAACCCGTGAAGAGATGCCCGCTTATAAAGAAGAAGTGGCCGAGGCCCTGGAGGAGGGCATAGAACTGGAAACACTTGTAACTCCAGTAAGGATAGTATCGAAGGAAGGTCGTTTCACAGGCATTGAATATATTAAAAACCGTCTCGGAGACATGGATGCCACGGGGAGGCGCAAACCCGTTCCCATGCCCGGAACCGAATTCAAGGTGGAACTTGACACGCTCATCGTTGCCATCGGCGAGAAGCCCGAGAGTGAGTTCCTCTCATCGATGGGGGTTGCGATAGACAAAAGTGGCAGGGCACTCGTAAACAATAAAACCCTGGAAACGAATCTTAAAGGCGTTTTTGCGGGCGGCGACCTCGTGACAGGCCCAAATACCGTGATCGATGCTGTGGCGGCGGGGAAAAAGGCGGCTCGGAGCATTGACCTGTTTTTGAGCGGCAGGCAGCTGGTAACGTCGGCAATACCGAAAATTCCCAATGTCTACATAGAGCCCCCGGTCATCAGCGAATTGGATGAGCAAACAAACACCCGCGTCGAACCTGAGACGTTGAAACCTTCTGAAAGAATTAAAAATTTCAAGGAGGTGACAATGACCTTGCCGGAAAATCCGGCCCGCGCGGAATGCAGGCGCTGTTTACGCTGCGATCTGGAATTCACGAGGAGAATATCCACGGATCAACCAGACATTACTGCAACTAGAGGAGCTCACTATGGTTAA
- a CDS encoding NAD(P)H-dependent oxidoreductase subunit E, translating into MDVNNILDIIKKNKGELIAILEEIQQACTYLPETALRLVAEETGRSLVDIYGVATFYKAFSLKPRGNHCVSVCLGTACHVRGAQGIVDEFKQQLGIMPGDTTADNEMSLETVNCLGACALGPTVVVDGRYFPHVTRRKVKEIIAKTREGLEKVDVKTDSRIFPLHVSCPSCKETLMDDDYGIDGHPCIKIDVFSNGKKGWLRLSSLYGSTAIALENDIPLNDVSQFYCPHCLKEIPSFSSCPECGTSMASLFVRDECAWEICTRRGCRGHMLNLDQTKMASSYNM; encoded by the coding sequence ATGGACGTAAACAATATTCTCGATATCATTAAAAAAAACAAAGGTGAGCTTATTGCCATCCTTGAAGAAATTCAGCAAGCCTGCACATATCTTCCCGAAACAGCCCTGAGGCTTGTAGCGGAAGAAACAGGCCGTTCCCTGGTTGACATCTACGGCGTTGCAACATTCTACAAAGCATTCAGCCTGAAGCCCAGAGGCAACCACTGTGTGTCTGTTTGCCTGGGAACGGCATGCCATGTTCGAGGCGCACAGGGCATTGTGGATGAATTCAAACAACAGTTGGGCATTATGCCGGGTGACACCACTGCCGACAATGAAATGAGTCTCGAGACGGTAAATTGTCTTGGAGCCTGCGCACTGGGGCCGACCGTTGTGGTGGACGGTCGTTATTTCCCCCATGTGACCAGGAGGAAGGTGAAGGAGATCATTGCAAAAACCCGAGAAGGCCTCGAAAAAGTCGATGTGAAAACTGACAGCCGGATTTTTCCCCTCCACGTTTCCTGCCCGTCCTGTAAGGAGACCCTTATGGATGATGATTATGGTATCGACGGCCATCCCTGCATCAAAATCGATGTTTTTTCCAACGGTAAAAAAGGTTGGCTGCGCTTATCTTCCCTCTACGGCAGCACGGCCATCGCCCTGGAAAACGACATTCCCCTGAACGACGTGTCACAATTCTATTGCCCTCACTGCCTCAAGGAAATACCAAGTTTTTCAAGCTGCCCGGAATGCGGAACTTCAATGGCAAGTCTGTTTGTCCGTGACGAATGTGCCTGGGAAATCTGCACGCGACGGGGATGCCGGGGGCATATGCTGAATCTGGATCAGACAAAGATGGCGTCTTCGTACAATATGTAA
- a CDS encoding integration host factor subunit alpha, producing the protein MALTKKDMIDQLSENLEMTKPECARIVEGFFDIIKSELEQGNPVKISGFGKWTVNAKKARKGRNPQTGEKITIEPRKVITFKASEKLKTSINDE; encoded by the coding sequence ATGGCATTGACAAAAAAGGATATGATCGATCAGCTTTCCGAGAACCTCGAAATGACGAAACCCGAATGCGCCAGGATCGTGGAGGGTTTCTTTGACATCATCAAGTCCGAGCTTGAACAGGGCAATCCGGTGAAGATTTCGGGCTTCGGGAAATGGACGGTCAATGCAAAGAAGGCAAGGAAGGGGCGGAACCCCCAGACCGGGGAGAAGATCACCATAGAGCCGAGGAAGGTCATCACCTTCAAAGCCTCCGAAAAACTGAAAACCAGCATAAACGACGAATAA
- a CDS encoding macro domain-containing protein has protein sequence MVLFHGVTIECVQGNIVHQQDMDAIVNAANARLRPGGGVAGAIHRAAGPGLEEECRPLAPIRPGQAVITSGHGLPNRWVIHCLGPVYGVDEPSDKLLADCYRNAMLLAEENSIRSIAFPALSTGAFGYPMEDATRIAFGTVFGEAGRLSRITVVRFVLFDSEDQRLHAAVLQKMAEMAGHE, from the coding sequence ATGGTACTGTTCCACGGAGTGACGATTGAATGTGTTCAGGGAAACATCGTACACCAGCAGGACATGGATGCCATCGTAAACGCCGCCAATGCCCGGCTGCGTCCCGGGGGAGGAGTTGCCGGCGCGATACATCGGGCAGCTGGACCGGGCCTTGAAGAGGAGTGCCGTCCCCTTGCCCCGATCAGGCCCGGCCAGGCGGTTATAACCAGCGGCCATGGCCTGCCGAACCGCTGGGTGATTCACTGCCTGGGGCCGGTCTACGGTGTCGATGAGCCGTCGGACAAGCTCCTGGCCGACTGCTACCGAAACGCGATGCTGCTGGCTGAGGAAAACAGTATCAGGTCCATAGCCTTTCCGGCCTTGTCGACAGGGGCCTTTGGCTATCCCATGGAAGATGCCACCCGTATCGCTTTCGGGACGGTCTTTGGAGAAGCAGGGCGTTTATCTAGGATCACCGTTGTCAGGTTTGTTCTATTTGACAGTGAGGATCAAAGGCTGCATGCGGCGGTTCTTCAAAAGATGGCGGAGATGGCCGGTCATGAGTGA
- a CDS encoding transglutaminase family protein, giving the protein MENLSPTEFIDCTSDEVLHHTREVTAGLTSFRAKAVSLYYAVRDGISYDPYRIELTREAFRASTILKKGYGYCVAKAIVLAALCRACGIPCRLHFADVRNHLTTRRLREMMQTDTFYCHGYNDINLDGRWLKVTPTFNLSLCERFKVKPLDWDGTGDAVFHPFDTEGRRHMEYIRDRGSYADVPYDEIVELFQTRYAQIILSQKTHTPVGAFGREGQEESESSPTLKTK; this is encoded by the coding sequence ATGGAAAATCTAAGTCCCACGGAATTTATCGACTGCACTTCTGATGAGGTGTTGCACCATACCCGTGAAGTCACGGCAGGACTGACTTCTTTCCGTGCCAAGGCAGTCAGTCTCTATTACGCTGTTCGGGACGGAATATCTTATGATCCCTATCGAATTGAACTCACACGTGAAGCTTTCCGGGCCAGCACGATTCTGAAGAAGGGTTACGGGTATTGTGTGGCCAAGGCGATTGTTCTCGCGGCTCTGTGCCGAGCCTGTGGCATCCCCTGCCGCCTTCATTTCGCCGACGTCCGTAACCACCTGACAACCAGGCGTCTCAGGGAAATGATGCAGACCGACACGTTCTATTGTCACGGCTACAACGATATCAATCTTGACGGCCGCTGGCTCAAGGTTACCCCCACGTTCAACCTGTCTCTCTGCGAGAGGTTCAAGGTCAAACCGCTTGACTGGGACGGCACAGGTGATGCCGTCTTTCACCCCTTTGATACGGAAGGGCGCCGCCACATGGAATATATTCGTGATCGGGGATCCTATGCCGACGTTCCCTATGACGAGATCGTAGAACTGTTTCAAACCCGCTACGCCCAGATCATACTCAGCCAGAAAACGCATACGCCGGTCGGCGCATTTGGCCGGGAAGGTCAGGAAGAATCCGAATCATCCCCGACGCTCAAAACAAAATGA
- a CDS encoding DUF554 domain-containing protein, translated as MSGVIINVIAVLAGTFIGLLFGGIIPDRMRSTAFTGIGLATTVIGAMMAIDGIADLTGSSMGGYAPLVLVGSLVLGALAGEAIGIEAALERAGHWMQERAGRLPVPAVSKRNPHQRSSGHTLVDGFITASLLFCVGAMAVLGSIQSGLGDPSTLHLKAMLDGFASIALASTLGPGVGLSVLPLFIYQGGIALTASSLEPLMTVAVIDAIRATGGALILAIGFDIMGIRRLPVGNLLPAIFVAAVFGWFLG; from the coding sequence ATGAGCGGCGTCATCATCAATGTAATCGCAGTTTTGGCGGGAACGTTCATCGGCCTGCTGTTCGGTGGGATCATTCCCGACCGCATGCGTTCAACGGCGTTCACCGGCATCGGACTTGCCACAACAGTCATCGGGGCAATGATGGCCATCGACGGGATCGCGGACCTGACCGGATCATCCATGGGCGGCTATGCCCCTCTCGTACTCGTAGGCAGCCTGGTCCTGGGCGCCCTTGCCGGAGAGGCCATCGGCATCGAGGCGGCACTAGAGCGTGCCGGTCACTGGATGCAGGAAAGAGCGGGGCGCCTCCCGGTCCCGGCTGTTTCTAAAAGAAATCCCCATCAGAGGTCATCGGGACATACTCTCGTCGATGGTTTCATCACGGCGAGCCTGCTCTTCTGCGTGGGCGCAATGGCCGTGCTTGGATCAATTCAGAGCGGACTCGGAGATCCCTCAACGCTGCATCTCAAGGCAATGCTCGACGGGTTCGCCTCAATCGCCCTGGCATCAACCCTCGGACCCGGAGTCGGTCTTTCCGTTCTGCCCCTCTTTATTTACCAGGGAGGCATAGCGCTTACGGCGTCTTCTCTTGAACCCTTAATGACCGTTGCTGTCATCGATGCCATACGGGCTACGGGGGGAGCTCTTATCCTCGCCATAGGCTTCGACATCATGGGAATCCGGCGACTTCCCGTGGGAAATCTGCTTCCCGCAATTTTCGTAGCGGCGGTTTTCGGGTGGTTTCTAGGATAG
- a CDS encoding SDR family NAD(P)-dependent oxidoreductase, whose protein sequence is MLGRYVRNAIVTEATSGIGEATARRFIAAGFGVVGNGRNAERLVELENELGDAFCGVAGDAGEDTVLERLFMRRLVA, encoded by the coding sequence ATGCTTGGCAGATACGTGCGTAATGCGATCGTCACCGAGGCGACCTCCGGTATAGGTGAAGCGACGGCCCGAAGGTTCATCGCCGCCGGTTTTGGAGTTGTCGGTAACGGCCGTAATGCTGAAAGGCTGGTTGAGCTGGAGAACGAACTCGGTGATGCGTTTTGCGGAGTAGCCGGTGACGCCGGCGAAGATACTGTGTTGGAGCGGCTCTTCATGCGGCGGTTAGTGGCCTGA
- the cfa gene encoding cyclopropane fatty acyl phospholipid synthase, translating to MEANKRIVERLLAETGTTVNGSNPWDIQVHDDRFYSRVLRDASLGLGESYMEGWWDCPRIDELICRILAGNLEEKVKKNLKILLLYLRARMFNLQTRSRAGIIARRHYDLDNEFFLSFLDSYDQYSCGYFEGTDDLEEAQQKKMDLLCRKLDLKSSDHVLDIGCGWGGFARYAAEHYGCTVTAVNISEEQIRYAREQCAGLPVKVISQDYRSMRGSYDKIVSVGMIEHVGQKNYRTFMRVADRCLKEGGIFLLHTIGGNQSRINCDLWINRYIFPNGMLPSVAQLGRVAEGRFVVEDIHNLGTNYEKTLLKWNDRFQKSWPRFASRFDETFKRMWEYYLLSCAGAFRARSIQVWQIVLTKPGIGQQYRPVR from the coding sequence ATGGAAGCGAATAAAAGAATCGTGGAACGACTGCTTGCCGAGACGGGAACAACAGTCAATGGTTCAAATCCCTGGGATATCCAGGTTCATGATGACCGTTTTTACAGTCGTGTTCTGAGGGATGCCAGTCTGGGACTCGGCGAATCCTACATGGAAGGCTGGTGGGACTGCCCCCGTATCGACGAGCTTATCTGCCGGATACTTGCGGGAAACCTGGAAGAAAAGGTCAAAAAAAATCTCAAAATCCTGTTGCTGTACCTGCGAGCCCGTATGTTCAATCTCCAGACCCGGTCACGGGCGGGCATCATCGCCCGGCGTCACTATGATCTTGATAACGAGTTCTTTCTTTCCTTCCTGGATTCTTACGACCAGTACAGTTGTGGCTACTTCGAGGGAACGGACGATCTCGAAGAAGCCCAGCAGAAGAAGATGGATCTCCTTTGCCGGAAGTTGGACCTCAAGAGCAGTGATCATGTCCTGGATATCGGGTGCGGCTGGGGCGGTTTTGCCCGATACGCCGCCGAACACTACGGGTGCACCGTCACGGCGGTCAATATTTCCGAGGAGCAGATCCGCTACGCCAGGGAACAATGCGCGGGTCTGCCCGTGAAGGTGATCAGCCAGGACTATCGGAGCATGCGCGGTTCCTATGACAAAATTGTGTCAGTCGGCATGATCGAGCATGTGGGGCAGAAAAACTACCGGACCTTTATGAGAGTGGCTGACCGCTGCCTGAAGGAGGGAGGTATCTTTCTACTTCACACCATAGGAGGGAACCAGTCGCGCATCAACTGTGACCTCTGGATCAATCGGTACATTTTCCCGAACGGCATGCTGCCGAGTGTGGCCCAGCTCGGAAGAGTCGCCGAAGGACGGTTTGTTGTCGAGGATATTCACAACCTGGGCACCAACTATGAAAAAACCCTTCTGAAGTGGAACGACCGGTTTCAGAAGAGTTGGCCCAGGTTTGCCTCCAGGTTTGACGAAACTTTCAAGAGGATGTGGGAATACTATCTCCTCAGTTGTGCGGGCGCTTTTCGGGCCCGGAGCATCCAGGTGTGGCAGATTGTGCTGACCAAGCCTGGTATCGGACAGCAGTACCGTCCGGTCCGGTAG
- the glk gene encoding glucokinase: MLLFAGDIGGTNTRLGIFSWDKGFRTPLHEATYRSTDYASLEEVCADFLPSTQVTVAGGVFGVAGPVGESRIRLTNLPWVIDRDSLASKLSLPRLVVLNDLEAIAFGIDVLTKNDLKKISSTGAIKPHGTRAILAPGTGLGQAFMTWDGSRYRTHPSEGGHGDFAPGNERERALLAYLLRRFDRVSWERVCSGSAIPAIYEFLKDEGYCVEPERLAEKRAGAEDMTALILTTAVHDVHPPDICRETLHMFLSILGAQAGNLALTLIPTGGLYLGGGIIPRIADSLEEGPFMDAFLSKGRLAPLLATIPVIIILDEKVALWGAARRGFELMAGG; this comes from the coding sequence ATGCTGCTTTTTGCCGGTGATATCGGCGGAACCAATACAAGACTGGGAATTTTCTCCTGGGACAAAGGTTTCCGGACCCCCCTTCATGAAGCAACGTACAGGAGCACCGACTACGCGAGCCTCGAGGAGGTCTGTGCCGACTTTCTTCCCTCCACGCAGGTGACGGTGGCCGGCGGGGTCTTCGGTGTCGCCGGCCCCGTAGGGGAATCCCGGATACGGCTGACCAATCTTCCCTGGGTCATTGATAGAGACAGCCTGGCCTCCAAACTGTCCCTGCCGCGGCTTGTGGTGCTCAATGACCTGGAGGCCATCGCCTTCGGCATCGATGTTCTCACAAAAAATGACCTCAAAAAAATCTCTTCAACCGGCGCGATCAAGCCTCACGGCACCCGGGCCATACTGGCGCCCGGAACGGGTCTCGGCCAGGCTTTCATGACCTGGGACGGAAGCCGGTACCGTACACACCCTTCAGAAGGGGGACATGGGGATTTCGCACCCGGAAACGAACGTGAGAGGGCCTTGCTTGCATATCTTCTGAGGCGGTTCGACCGCGTAAGCTGGGAGCGTGTCTGTTCCGGCAGCGCCATTCCCGCTATCTATGAGTTTCTGAAAGACGAAGGCTACTGCGTCGAACCGGAGCGGCTCGCCGAAAAACGCGCCGGTGCCGAGGACATGACGGCACTGATCCTGACAACCGCTGTCCACGATGTACACCCGCCGGACATCTGTAGAGAAACATTGCACATGTTCCTCTCCATACTCGGCGCTCAGGCAGGCAACCTCGCCCTGACCCTTATTCCCACGGGAGGACTCTACCTCGGTGGAGGGATCATTCCCAGGATAGCAGACAGTCTCGAGGAAGGCCCCTTTATGGATGCGTTTTTGAGCAAGGGGCGCCTGGCCCCTCTGCTGGCTACAATACCCGTGATCATCATCCTCGATGAAAAGGTTGCTCTCTGGGGAGCTGCGCGGCGGGGATTTGAACTGATGGCAGGCGGGTGA
- the metF gene encoding methylenetetrahydrofolate reductase [NAD(P)H], with product MKIKDILNRNTFSLSFEVFPPKRDGNVSGLYRTIEELLVWSPDFISVTYGAGGGTRDTTIQIASKIKNEMKVETLAHLTCVQATAADIADILRQFKRNNIENIMALRGDPPGDDKTFVTTEGGFSHANELVEFIRSEGDFSIGVAGYPEVHIEAVSAEADLDYLRKKVDAGGEFIVTQIFFENEVFYRFRDRAARRGIRVPVIPGLFPIFNAKQLPKITELSNARIPVSYYESLMGVIDRPEEAEKYGIEFTIRQSEDLLLNGVAGLHFCSMNRSAHVMSILSELPLPKRYVPGQ from the coding sequence ATGAAAATTAAGGATATCCTGAACCGGAACACTTTCAGCCTCTCCTTTGAAGTGTTCCCGCCGAAACGGGACGGTAATGTCAGCGGCCTGTACCGCACCATTGAAGAACTGCTCGTCTGGTCGCCCGATTTCATTTCTGTAACCTACGGGGCAGGCGGTGGAACCCGCGATACAACAATACAGATCGCTTCAAAAATCAAAAACGAGATGAAGGTCGAAACGCTGGCTCACCTAACCTGCGTTCAGGCTACCGCCGCGGACATCGCGGACATTCTGAGACAGTTCAAGCGCAACAATATCGAAAACATCATGGCCCTGCGAGGAGATCCTCCGGGTGATGACAAGACCTTCGTCACAACCGAGGGTGGCTTCAGCCATGCGAATGAGCTGGTTGAATTTATCAGATCCGAAGGCGATTTTTCGATCGGCGTCGCCGGATATCCCGAGGTTCACATCGAAGCGGTCTCTGCCGAGGCGGACCTGGATTATCTCAGGAAAAAGGTGGATGCCGGCGGGGAGTTCATAGTCACCCAGATATTTTTTGAAAACGAAGTCTTCTACCGATTCCGTGATCGGGCGGCGCGGCGGGGTATCCGGGTTCCCGTTATTCCCGGCCTCTTCCCCATATTCAACGCGAAACAACTTCCCAAGATAACCGAACTCAGCAACGCACGGATTCCGGTATCCTATTATGAAAGCCTCATGGGCGTCATTGACAGGCCCGAGGAGGCTGAAAAATACGGTATCGAATTCACCATTCGACAGAGCGAGGATCTGTTGCTGAACGGTGTGGCGGGACTCCATTTCTGCAGCATGAACAGGAGTGCCCATGTGATGAGCATATTGTCGGAACTTCCCCTGCCGAAACGCTATGTCCCGGGGCAATAA